A stretch of the Malus domestica chromosome 08, GDT2T_hap1 genome encodes the following:
- the LOC103417593 gene encoding glycine-rich domain-containing protein 1-like, translated as MERKQEREWAEAQKIVISKDLVAAAKQQLQFLAVVDRNQHLYDGPALYKAIYRYKYCWLPLLAKYAESEVSEGPLVVPLDCEWIWHCHRLNPVRYVTDCANLYGRILVNHNIVSSVQGTCKKKTEEIWIKLYPEEPYELDMSSCLSHGSAKNYYATSESTKYNLASAVRRQIPFFYQVSRSYMNDNLFLEGAVDRYKGFLHLIKRYRERSITRFCVPTYDIDLIWHSHQLHPASYCKDLVAIMGKVLEHDDTDSDRTKGQKLDVGFSETAKQWEEMFGSRYWRAGAMYRGSAPSPLPTYLSQLQIQTGRKKVVQSDRNKNIIQLPKTTFVEVMLEIVAVKDLPTGHKGSLFVTFSKKQPDVFFKTGKRINISSESEQKAASVVQCEPAGEIVFELMSYSPSTLSMSKTPILLGTSSITLDDLLNPVSKLQVEKWFELTPNSAGPGSKPISIRIALSSTTPIPSPYGGEDKANRCGGGGGNCGSQCGGENMANSGACGGCGGGCGSGCGGGGGGNCGGGCGGGCRSARFGI; from the exons ATGGAGAGGAAGCAAGAACGAGAGTGGGCCGAAGCACAAAAGATTGTGATAAGCAAAGACCTTGTGGCTGCAGCTAAACAGCAGCTGCAGTTTCTAGCGGTTGTTGATCGAAACCAGCATCTCTATGACGGTCCTGCTTTGTACAAGGCCATTTATCG GTACAAATATTGTTGGCTTCCCTTACTTGCCAAGTATGCTGAATCTGAGGTTTCAGAAGGTCCTCTCGTCGTGCCTCTTGATTGCGAATGGATTTGGCATTGTCACAGGCTCAATCCG GTGCGTTATGTCACTGATTGCGCAAATCTCTACGGAAGAATCCTTGTGAACCACAACATTGTATCCTCCGTTCAGGGAACCtgcaaaaagaaaacagaagaaATTTGGATCAAACTATATCCTGAAGAGCCATATGAGCTCGATATGAGTAGCTGCCTGTCACATGGCAGTGCCAAAAATTATTATGCAACTTCCGAAAGCACAAAGTATAATCTAGCATCGGCTGTCAGAAGGCAGATTCCTTTCTTTTACCAG GTGTCGAGATCTTACATGAATGACAACCTCTTTCTCGAGGGAGCTGTGGACAGATACAAAGGGTTTTTGCATTTGATCAAGAGATATAGGGAGAGGTCTATTACGCGCTTTTGTGTTCCGACTTATGACATTGACCTCATCTGGCACTCCCACCAATTGCATCCTGCTTCTTACTGTAAAGATCTTGTGGCAATAATGGGCAAGGTGTTAGAGCATGATGACACAGATTCTGACCGAACCAAGGGTCAAAAGCTAGATGTCGGTTTTTCTGAGACCGCCAAGCAATGGGAAGAGATGTTCGGTTCAAGGTACTGGAGAGCAGGAGCAATGTACAGAGGCAGTGCTCCATCTCCGCTCCCCACCTATCTCAGCCAACTACAAATACAAACAGGGAGAAAGAAGGTTGTTCAATCTGATCGGAACAAGAATATTATTCAACTTCCAAAGACAACGTTTGTAGAG GTTATGCTGGAAATCGTGGCGGTCAAAGACTTACCAACCGGGCATAAAGGCAGCCTCTTTGTCACCTTTAGTAAGAAACAGCCAGACGTGTTCTTCAAGACTGGAAAAAGGATAAACATTTCTTCAGAATCAGAGCAGAAAGCGGCGTCTGTTGTTCAATGCGAACCTGCGGGAGAGATTGTATTCGAGCTTATGTCATATTCCCCTTCGACTCTGTCAATGTCAAAGACTCCTATACTGTTGGGAACTTCATCAATCACTTTAGATGACCTCCTCAACCCAGTTTCTAAACTGCAAGTGGAGAAGTGGTTTGAGTTGACACCGAATTCTGCAGGTCCGGGTTCAAAGCCCATCAGCATACGCATTGCTCTCTCTTCAACTACTCCGATTCCATCACCATATGGTGGTGAAGACAAGGCAAACAGATGTGGTGGGGGCGGTGG